The Triplophysa dalaica isolate WHDGS20190420 chromosome 20, ASM1584641v1, whole genome shotgun sequence genome segment TTGttaaacaaagaacattttgatGATCTAAATACAGAGCATCTGTAACAGGGTTCATATCTTTTTCcagatgtgtgttgagaaaTTCACAATCATAAAATCTCTACTTGACGTTATccatccattccattccattttctaccgcttatccgaactacctcgggtcacggggagcctgcgcctatctcaggagtcatcgggcatcaaggcaggatacaccctggatggagtgccaacccatcgcagggcacacacactcactcattcattcactcacgcactcacaccctacggacaatttttccagagatgccaactTGACGTTATATGACGTAGATATTGACGTTAACACGTACTTCCCTCTCCACTGGTGTTTATCTGGACCATAATCTTTAACCAGTGTGTGTTGGCAGCTCTCAGCTTTTGCCACGAGCTGTTGACTCTTTCAGCCAGCTTAATAGAGTCGACCGTCTCCaccatatacaggtttggaacaccTGCCATTTAACACAACCAACAAGTCACATCGACAGAATTTgctcataaaacatttattcccATTTACTTTTGTTATTCGGCTTCGCTTACCCAGGAGCTTGTTGACATTATTCTTTTGTAAATGACCAATGAAATGCCATTTAATTTCAGGACACGATGACAAAATCTAAAGAAAAAGATGACGGCATTATTTCAGTCAAGCGGTCCGATCATACAAAAACAATCATACAGTTTGACTGACTGTTATACCTGCGGATGGGAAGCTTTCTCCACCAGTTCATTTACCTGTCACAAAAATCACAATGAGTCAATATGATTTTTATTCCTTTCAGGTCGATACACTAGATTGTTAGGAGTTATTCTTACATAATTCTCTCCAAAGTTTCGTTGTCCGTGCTTGTAAGCCTCCACCACCATCTCTGCAGGTTTGGTCTTGCTGACCGCCACCAGTCGAGGGGCAACACATGGTAACGTCTGAAAGAGATAAAGACATAATAAAAGTCAACTTTGTTTACACAAGCGTCATAAATACTCTTTTtctaaaaactgtaaaacagaATTAAGAAATGTAAAGTATACACATTGCATGGAAAATAACACATTCTAACGTTAGTCGTGTAAATCTGACATATCCAATAAATGCTCAACTAAACTAAATTTTCACACTTGACAATTTGATGGGTCGTGACTACAGCAAACCCCGTGATTTCAAGCCACATGCATTCATTTACAGATCAATGTTTATAAGCAGACATAACGAGTCCTTAAACGGACACTTTTTGGCGAACGTCATATAATCAAGTGTCAACAGCTCGTGTGCTTTATTAAGCCTGTCTGTAAAGGTTGAGAAGATTACATAACCCACCCGTAAAAACGCGGCGTTCATGGAGACGCGAGTTTGTTTTAGGCCATTTTAAAAGCGCATAGTTTCCTCAAACACAACCTGTGAGAAAGAGATGAGAAACTGACCTTCGGGCGACGGGAGACCGCTTGGTTTACCCGGTCCACCACAGCCTGCACTTTCTGTCCAACCTCCTCCGACATTACTACTCTCCACATACCCTCAATGCGGGAGGACGCCAACACAGCCGATCAGCGTCACTGACTTTTCcggacaaaataaaagtcctaaTAACCAGcgttaaaattaaaacaagtaatcgtaaaaataaacaaaagtccCAATaaccagtgttaaaaaaaaatgaatcgtAAAAATAAACGTATTAGtcacctttaaaata includes the following:
- the plpbp gene encoding pyridoxal phosphate homeostasis protein, which translates into the protein MWRVVMSEEVGQKVQAVVDRVNQAVSRRPKTLPCVAPRLVAVSKTKPAEMVVEAYKHGQRNFGENYVNELVEKASHPQILSSCPEIKWHFIGHLQKNNVNKLLGVPNLYMVETVDSIKLAERVNSSWQKLRAANTHWLKIMVQINTSGEGSKHGLSPDETVNTVKHIVSQCPALDFAGLMTIGRYGYDLSDGPNPDFQMLLKHREEVCESLKMPVDKVELSMGMSTDFEHAIEVGSTNVRVGSTIFGTREYPNTPTPSPEKKPKVVCEEAARKMDRLTVTEQ